In a single window of the Aridibaculum aurantiacum genome:
- a CDS encoding RagB/SusD family nutrient uptake outer membrane protein: protein MNLKNITISSLVLAGLMVNTSCRKLVENNPSGATAEAVWSTPEGMLTLVNAAYSDQRNFYGKEDAILMTEGGTDLWFNQNKSSYANQLTRYEGFTASSSGTNRNAFTTFYKGLNLANAGIGRIKNVAYPSMDERNRREGELRFMRAFYLWHIVEFYGGVNLRTTEAQGAELTATRSSVQEFYNVIIDDLQFAKQHLPNSWGAEYSRATKKSAAGFLARALLTRAYHSTGAEATQYFTRARDAAKDVIDRAAEFQIALWPNYRDLWLPANNKRMSASGGEALYTISNSANNTAINFDGNANRMHMWYLTQYNNRIGALVQSFEYGNDGQRRLQPTLALLDMYNENIDSRYEGSFQEVWLVNRVAGNPPVPSNYTLTAQDVNTYKKHPSLVGTVLRHGIDTALYITKRSIANESLRPYPIFDRDTMYTPSGAIAGVNAYPSLIKFAYPNRTALNAQPGFNDIFLMRFAEMYLIAAEAEFRLGNSAAAATYVNVIRTRAAKKAPVNQTTAMQVAAADINIDFILNERAREFAGEQIRWFDLKRSLTPQQWVNRIKTLNPDITAVQPFHILRPVPQEELDALLNGAEFGQNPGY from the coding sequence ATGAATTTGAAGAATATAACCATTTCAAGCTTAGTATTAGCGGGCTTAATGGTAAATACATCATGTAGAAAGCTAGTAGAGAATAACCCTTCTGGCGCCACTGCAGAAGCTGTTTGGAGTACGCCTGAAGGCATGCTTACACTGGTAAATGCGGCCTATTCAGATCAGCGAAATTTTTATGGTAAAGAGGATGCTATTCTTATGACTGAGGGTGGAACAGACTTATGGTTCAACCAGAATAAATCGAGCTATGCCAACCAGCTTACCAGGTACGAAGGATTTACCGCATCATCAAGTGGCACTAACCGTAATGCATTCACCACTTTTTATAAAGGCCTTAACCTTGCCAATGCAGGTATAGGCAGAATAAAAAATGTTGCTTATCCATCTATGGATGAGCGCAACAGGAGGGAGGGCGAGCTTAGGTTTATGCGCGCATTTTACCTGTGGCATATTGTAGAATTCTATGGTGGTGTAAACCTGAGAACTACAGAAGCACAGGGTGCTGAACTCACAGCAACAAGAAGCTCTGTACAAGAGTTTTATAATGTGATCATTGATGACCTGCAATTCGCTAAGCAACATTTGCCTAATTCATGGGGTGCAGAATATAGCAGGGCAACGAAAAAATCTGCTGCAGGCTTCCTGGCAAGAGCACTGCTTACAAGAGCTTATCATAGTACAGGCGCAGAAGCTACCCAATATTTCACCCGTGCACGCGATGCTGCAAAGGATGTTATTGACAGGGCTGCTGAATTCCAGATTGCGTTATGGCCAAACTACAGGGACTTGTGGCTGCCAGCCAACAATAAAAGGATGAGTGCAAGTGGTGGAGAGGCATTATATACTATTAGCAATTCCGCCAATAATACTGCTATCAATTTTGATGGAAATGCCAACAGGATGCACATGTGGTATCTTACCCAATACAACAATCGCATTGGTGCACTGGTGCAGAGCTTTGAGTATGGCAATGATGGACAGCGTCGTCTACAGCCAACGCTGGCACTACTGGATATGTACAACGAGAATATTGACAGCAGGTATGAAGGTTCTTTCCAGGAGGTTTGGCTTGTTAATCGTGTAGCTGGAAATCCTCCGGTACCAAGCAATTATACCTTAACTGCGCAAGATGTAAATACGTATAAAAAGCACCCAAGTTTAGTAGGAACCGTTTTAAGACACGGTATAGATACTGCTTTGTATATCACAAAAAGAAGCATTGCTAATGAGTCGCTGAGGCCTTATCCAATATTTGATAGGGATACCATGTACACACCTTCTGGTGCTATTGCTGGTGTAAATGCTTATCCTTCTCTTATCAAGTTTGCTTATCCTAACCGTACTGCACTTAATGCTCAGCCAGGCTTCAACGACATCTTCTTGATGCGCTTTGCTGAGATGTACCTGATTGCCGCTGAGGCAGAGTTCAGGTTGGGAAATAGTGCAGCTGCTGCTACTTACGTTAACGTAATAAGAACAAGGGCTGCTAAAAAAGCACCGGTTAATCAAACTACAGCTATGCAGGTAGCTGCTGCCGATATTAATATTGATTTTATACTTAATGAAAGAGCAAGAGAATTTGCCGGTGAGCAAATCAGGTGGTTTGACCTGAAGCGTTCTTTAACTCCGCAGCAATGGGTTAACCGCATTAAGACTTTGAACCCTGATATCACTGCTGTACAACCTTTCCACATATTGCGTCCAGTACCGCAGGAGGAACTTGATGCACTACTGAATGGTGCCGAGTTTGGACAAAATCCTGGATACTAA
- a CDS encoding SusC/RagA family TonB-linked outer membrane protein — protein sequence MNAHLHSIKRRMSLFFLFVLLSILLNAQSKVVTGRVTVSENNEPLSGVTVNVKGAERSVTTNDQGEFTITVPSPQSVLVFTYVGFGTQEIAVGNRTAINVTMSNITKTMDEVVVIGYGTVKRRDLTGAVASIKSEEIVLTPTHNVVEAMQGRVSGVDITRSSGSAGAGANIRVRGNRSISGNNSPLYIIDGFQGGSISDLNPNDIESIDVLKDASATAIYGAQGANGVIIVTTKRGASGKTSVTYDGFYGINGYTSFPQPRLGEDYIQVRREAFRTAGQWSSPADDARLFPNADEWAAVQAGQFINWFDLLNRNGQQQSHTVTLRNGSDRTKTFLSLNYFNEEGMLRRNDFTRYNVRFNLDQNVFKWAKAGILSQVTYSKLNSRRDPLSVALSTVPLGKPYDENGNINLYPLGPNNQNVVSPLTDERGEFIALDKTLRTNVMANAYVEITPLKGLSFRSNFGSTLAFGRRGVFNEATSLAQRNARINSASLINDQSTFFNWDNILTYNKSINDHSFTLTGVQSYLQSDAEQLSASGDGQLLPSQGFYNLAATQQNRFISSSYTGWNNLSFAGRINYNYKSKYLFTATYRADGASRLGINKWDYFPSLALGWNISEEGFLQSVTWLNSLKMRGSWGKAGNYGINVYGTQSVITPAQNIGFGDVQGNMFQFDPLVGNPNLKWETSTTTNVGLDFGILKNRITGTFEWYNTITSDILLLRTLPRSTGVSRVYQNIGETQNNGIELQLTSRNVVGRNFTWNTSATFTRNREKITKLIDNSEIIIGATPETQSLLLGRPIQSFYSYRKLGIWQTDKADVAARYRFGNSPFRPGDLHIEDINGDSIINTADRTYLGSSVPDFILGLQNNFTYKGFDLGFFLFWRYGQMINAEFLGRYNPAGDGSGPANMNYWTPENPTNDFPRPRMGQRHIDIYGYQAIPFVDGSFFKIKNVTLGYTFTKSVAGKVRAENIRVYVTGNNLFTRARSHLVRDYDPERGGAESSPLSRQFVFGLNVGF from the coding sequence ATGAATGCACACCTACACTCTATTAAGAGAAGGATGAGTCTATTCTTCTTATTTGTTTTACTATCCATTTTGTTGAACGCTCAGTCAAAGGTGGTTACCGGCAGGGTCACGGTTTCAGAAAATAACGAACCCTTAAGCGGAGTAACTGTCAATGTAAAAGGTGCTGAACGTTCTGTAACTACTAATGACCAAGGTGAGTTCACGATTACCGTACCCTCTCCACAGTCAGTCCTTGTATTTACTTATGTAGGATTTGGTACCCAGGAAATAGCAGTCGGTAACAGGACTGCTATCAATGTGACGATGTCCAACATTACCAAGACCATGGATGAAGTAGTAGTTATTGGATATGGTACCGTCAAACGAAGAGATCTTACCGGTGCCGTTGCATCTATCAAGAGCGAGGAGATTGTGTTAACCCCTACACACAATGTTGTAGAGGCAATGCAGGGAAGGGTTTCCGGTGTTGATATTACCAGGTCTTCGGGTAGTGCTGGCGCGGGTGCTAATATCCGTGTACGCGGTAACCGTTCTATCAGTGGTAACAATTCTCCTCTTTACATAATAGATGGTTTCCAGGGTGGAAGTATTTCAGATCTTAACCCGAACGATATCGAGTCCATCGATGTACTGAAAGATGCCTCAGCTACGGCTATCTATGGTGCACAGGGCGCCAACGGCGTTATCATTGTAACCACCAAAAGAGGTGCGTCCGGCAAAACATCTGTTACTTACGATGGTTTCTATGGTATCAATGGATATACTTCTTTTCCTCAGCCAAGGTTAGGAGAGGATTATATTCAAGTGCGAAGAGAGGCTTTCCGTACTGCAGGACAATGGTCAAGTCCCGCTGATGATGCAAGATTATTCCCTAACGCAGACGAGTGGGCTGCAGTGCAGGCCGGGCAATTTATAAACTGGTTTGACCTGCTTAACAGGAATGGACAGCAGCAAAGCCATACCGTTACCCTGAGAAATGGTTCCGACAGAACAAAAACATTTCTATCGCTTAACTACTTCAATGAAGAAGGCATGTTGAGACGAAATGATTTTACCAGGTATAACGTGCGGTTTAACCTTGATCAGAATGTATTTAAATGGGCAAAAGCAGGTATCCTGAGCCAGGTTACTTATTCGAAGCTCAACAGTCGCAGAGATCCTTTATCTGTAGCACTTTCCACTGTTCCGCTGGGTAAACCATACGATGAAAACGGTAATATCAACCTGTACCCGCTAGGGCCGAACAACCAGAATGTTGTAAGCCCGTTAACAGACGAACGTGGAGAGTTTATTGCCTTGGATAAAACTTTAAGAACAAATGTGATGGCCAATGCTTATGTTGAGATCACACCGTTAAAAGGTTTGAGTTTTAGATCGAATTTTGGTTCTACACTCGCTTTCGGTAGGCGCGGAGTCTTCAACGAAGCAACTTCGCTGGCTCAAAGAAATGCAAGGATCAATTCAGCATCTCTTATCAATGATCAAAGCACATTTTTTAATTGGGACAACATCCTTACCTACAACAAGTCAATCAATGATCATTCATTCACTTTAACCGGTGTACAAAGCTATTTGCAGAGTGATGCTGAACAGCTTTCTGCATCAGGCGATGGTCAACTACTTCCTTCACAAGGTTTTTATAACCTTGCTGCTACACAGCAAAACAGGTTTATTTCTTCCAGCTATACCGGGTGGAACAACTTATCCTTTGCTGGTAGGATAAACTATAACTATAAGAGCAAATACCTTTTCACAGCTACCTATAGGGCTGATGGAGCTTCCAGGCTTGGCATAAATAAGTGGGATTATTTTCCTTCTTTGGCCTTGGGTTGGAATATTTCAGAAGAAGGATTTTTACAGAGCGTAACGTGGTTGAATTCACTTAAGATGAGAGGTAGCTGGGGTAAGGCCGGAAACTATGGTATAAATGTGTATGGCACCCAGAGTGTGATTACCCCGGCACAAAATATAGGTTTTGGTGATGTTCAGGGAAATATGTTCCAGTTTGATCCGCTGGTTGGTAATCCAAACCTGAAATGGGAGACATCAACCACCACCAACGTGGGTTTAGACTTTGGCATCCTAAAAAACAGGATAACAGGTACATTTGAATGGTACAATACCATTACCTCTGATATCCTCTTGTTACGAACACTTCCACGGTCTACAGGTGTTTCCAGGGTTTACCAGAATATTGGTGAAACACAAAACAACGGTATTGAATTACAGCTGACCTCCAGGAATGTTGTTGGTAGAAACTTTACCTGGAATACATCTGCCACTTTTACCAGGAACAGGGAGAAGATCACCAAGCTGATTGATAACTCCGAGATCATAATTGGAGCAACACCAGAAACACAGTCATTACTTCTCGGCCGTCCAATCCAATCTTTCTACTCGTATAGAAAATTGGGAATCTGGCAAACAGATAAAGCAGATGTAGCAGCGAGATACAGGTTTGGTAATTCACCATTTCGCCCGGGAGATTTACACATTGAAGATATAAACGGCGATTCTATCATCAACACAGCTGATAGAACATACCTGGGTTCTTCTGTACCTGATTTTATTCTAGGTCTGCAAAACAACTTTACCTACAAAGGGTTTGACCTTGGGTTCTTCTTATTCTGGCGCTATGGTCAAATGATCAATGCAGAGTTTCTTGGACGTTACAACCCGGCGGGTGATGGAAGTGGTCCTGCTAACATGAATTACTGGACTCCTGAAAATCCTACCAACGATTTCCCGCGTCCACGTATGGGGCAGCGTCACATTGATATCTATGGCTACCAGGCTATACCTTTTGTTGATGGTTCTTTCTTCAAAATAAAGAATGTAACTCTGGGTTATACTTTCACAAAATCTGTAGCAGGAAAAGTACGAGCTGAAAATATCAGGGTATATGTTACAGGTAATAACCTATTCACTCGTGCAAGAAGTCATCTCGTTAGAGACTACGACCCTGAAAGAGGCGGAGCAGAATCATCACCTCTAAGCAGGCAGTTTGTATTTGGATTGAATGTTGGCTTTTAA
- a CDS encoding four-carbon acid sugar kinase family protein, giving the protein MIVVIADDLTGAAELGGLGLKYGLEVEIVTEVDKNTDADLLIISADTRSVSEEEATAKIKEITTRVLALQPELVFKKIDSVLRGHVLAEAKAQMEVMGLDKALIVSANPSLGRTIKNGTYYFNGAPISESSFSNDPEFPVTTSKVTEMLRVKSEVVRVINANDPLPAVEIVVGEVEDNSDLDKWATRVDGQRMLVGAAGFFNAILATRFEKVEEVEKPLVLEEPMLFVCGTTFYKSRKVIREVRDKGGPVSYMPAEIINNDATAEGYTNWSKSIATHLLESQKAIVAIDEASTKLASAGELREKTAGVVQQVLEQVAVKELVVEGGSTAASIIGKQQFKKLIPVQELSPGVIRMKVEGQDLFMTIKPGSYDWSPGLWMF; this is encoded by the coding sequence ATGATAGTGGTTATAGCAGATGATCTTACAGGCGCTGCAGAATTAGGTGGGCTGGGCTTGAAGTATGGATTAGAAGTAGAAATAGTAACAGAGGTAGATAAAAATACAGATGCAGATCTGCTAATCATTTCTGCTGATACACGTAGTGTAAGTGAAGAGGAAGCAACGGCCAAAATCAAAGAAATAACAACAAGGGTACTTGCCTTACAACCCGAACTTGTTTTTAAAAAGATTGATTCTGTGCTACGCGGACATGTGCTCGCCGAAGCGAAAGCACAGATGGAAGTAATGGGGCTGGATAAAGCATTGATTGTTTCAGCGAATCCTTCCTTGGGCAGAACAATAAAGAATGGCACTTACTATTTCAATGGTGCACCTATCAGCGAAAGCAGCTTTTCAAACGATCCTGAGTTCCCGGTTACCACTTCTAAGGTAACGGAGATGCTAAGGGTGAAGTCAGAAGTGGTGCGGGTGATAAATGCAAATGATCCATTGCCAGCTGTTGAGATCGTTGTTGGTGAGGTAGAAGATAATAGTGACTTGGATAAATGGGCAACACGAGTGGATGGACAAAGAATGCTGGTTGGTGCTGCAGGATTTTTTAATGCCATACTCGCAACAAGGTTCGAAAAAGTAGAAGAAGTAGAAAAGCCTTTAGTGTTAGAAGAACCAATGCTGTTTGTATGTGGCACCACCTTCTATAAAAGCAGGAAGGTGATAAGGGAAGTAAGAGATAAAGGAGGTCCTGTTAGCTATATGCCTGCTGAGATCATCAATAATGATGCAACAGCGGAAGGTTATACCAACTGGAGTAAGAGTATAGCAACCCATTTGTTGGAGAGCCAAAAGGCAATAGTAGCCATAGACGAAGCCTCAACAAAGTTGGCCAGTGCAGGTGAATTAAGAGAGAAAACAGCTGGTGTTGTACAGCAGGTGTTAGAGCAGGTAGCAGTAAAAGAACTGGTAGTTGAAGGAGGTTCTACAGCGGCTTCTATCATCGGGAAGCAGCAGTTTAAAAAGTTGATACCGGTGCAGGAACTTTCGCCCGGTGTGATACGGATGAAAGTAGAAGGACAAGATCTTTTTATGACCATAAAACCAGGTAGCTACGACTGGTCGCCGGGCTTGTGGATGTTTTAA
- a CDS encoding DUF4974 domain-containing protein, with protein MKKLLFSLFVFAFSYTIGNSQTSDDAFKQPLQEVLQQIQQRYGIAIRYDEKLVKDKWVNYAGWKFKPNVEKTLANVLASADITFAKEGDKKYKLQNYQYHLKTVEEGKEQLQYLSTLYSNRESWEQRKAELKSCMLSALRLNHLPAAPASKPIITAVRKFDGYTVENIAIETLPGLYVSGSLYRPARVKGKVPLVLNPDGHFSKGRYRADCQYRCATLARMGAMAFSYDLFGWDGESLLQVQSTDHRRALVQSIQALSAIRILDYLTTLKNVDTNRIAITGASGGGSQTMLMASIDDRIDLSVPVAMLSSYHSGGCPCESGMGVHMCGGGTNNVEIAAMAAPNPQLVISDGKDWTKHVPENEFPFLQRTYSFYNNGSSMLQNAHIATDGHDYGKNKREAMYAFVADHFKLNKQAADESKVTIEKEQALYVFGDKGEKLPPTAIKGFDEVTRVFEAAVSAK; from the coding sequence ATGAAGAAGCTCCTCTTTTCATTGTTTGTTTTTGCTTTCTCCTATACTATTGGGAACTCGCAGACATCCGATGATGCATTCAAGCAACCTTTACAGGAAGTACTACAACAGATACAACAACGTTATGGCATTGCGATTCGTTATGACGAAAAGCTGGTGAAAGATAAATGGGTCAATTACGCCGGCTGGAAATTCAAACCCAATGTTGAGAAAACACTAGCCAATGTGCTGGCTTCAGCAGATATCACTTTTGCTAAAGAAGGAGATAAGAAGTACAAACTTCAAAATTACCAGTACCATTTAAAAACGGTTGAAGAAGGCAAAGAGCAACTGCAATATTTATCTACACTTTATAGCAATCGAGAGAGCTGGGAACAGCGCAAGGCTGAATTGAAATCTTGTATGCTATCTGCACTTAGACTAAATCATCTTCCTGCAGCTCCTGCATCAAAACCAATCATAACAGCGGTGCGAAAGTTTGATGGTTATACTGTCGAAAACATAGCCATCGAAACACTCCCCGGGTTATATGTTAGCGGCTCTCTTTACCGTCCTGCAAGGGTAAAAGGTAAGGTGCCGCTTGTATTGAATCCTGATGGTCATTTCTCTAAAGGACGTTACCGCGCAGACTGCCAGTATCGCTGTGCTACTCTGGCACGTATGGGGGCTATGGCTTTTAGCTACGACCTTTTTGGATGGGATGGAGAGTCCTTGTTACAAGTTCAATCAACTGATCATAGAAGAGCTTTGGTGCAAAGTATCCAGGCATTGAGTGCAATCCGCATTCTAGACTACCTGACTACTTTAAAAAATGTTGATACCAATCGTATTGCTATCACCGGTGCATCGGGTGGTGGAAGCCAGACCATGTTGATGGCTTCCATTGACGATCGGATCGATCTGAGCGTTCCTGTGGCTATGTTGTCCTCTTACCACAGTGGTGGTTGCCCTTGCGAGAGTGGTATGGGTGTACACATGTGCGGTGGCGGAACCAACAATGTTGAAATAGCTGCTATGGCTGCTCCCAATCCTCAATTGGTTATCAGCGATGGTAAAGACTGGACGAAACATGTTCCAGAAAATGAGTTTCCGTTTTTGCAGCGTACCTATAGTTTCTATAACAATGGCAGCAGCATGTTACAGAATGCACACATTGCTACCGATGGTCACGACTATGGCAAGAATAAACGAGAAGCCATGTATGCATTTGTTGCAGATCATTTTAAACTGAACAAACAAGCTGCTGACGAAAGCAAAGTGACTATAGAAAAGGAACAGGCATTATACGTTTTTGGCGACAAAGGCGAAAAGCTTCCGCCTACTGCCATCAAAGGTTTTGATGAAGTAACCAGGGTATTTGAAGCTGCCGTTAGTGCTAAGTAG
- a CDS encoding sodium:solute symporter, whose translation MNPTLHIIDYIIIIALLIVTLAFGFRFAKKQKSTEGFFLAKNRVPAWALGMSLLATLISSVTFLGYPGTGFANNWILLVQGLMVPVVLLGTIWFIVPLYRKVIKLSTYEYFEQRFGTFARYYSSLAFVLRQFAGMGTVFFLLALALSSMTGSDTFMTIAVVGSVIIIVNLLGGIEAVIWLDVFQGFMLFASGIICIGVLLFSVDGGPTAVWDIATAAGRTGFGPYDMDLTKLTFVVMAINGAFYAIQKYGTDQTVVQRYLTARTDKAAIRASLLGILLTVPVWTLFMFIGTALYVFYTQQPLPEGVRADAVFPYFIMTQLPTGVIGFILAAMISAAICSLSADLNSLAAVGVEDYYKKVRPKKTDKEYLFASRLIVVLSGVISILIGFIYVRAGSEGVLGVVFTLYAIFSGGIVGIFLLGLLSARANRQGVNIGIITCILFTGYAFLTSTPIGLGDNPSLLLDFGPYNFTHHKLMLGVYSHLIVVGVGYAASLFFPKPVIDKNLLYSGWKEGRKADKVAASAKVLEAV comes from the coding sequence ATGAATCCTACGCTTCACATTATCGACTACATCATCATCATTGCCCTCTTAATTGTAACGCTTGCCTTTGGGTTTCGCTTTGCGAAAAAACAAAAGTCAACGGAGGGGTTTTTCCTTGCAAAGAACAGGGTGCCGGCTTGGGCACTCGGTATGTCGTTGCTGGCAACGCTTATCAGTAGTGTCACCTTCCTTGGATACCCGGGTACCGGCTTTGCCAACAACTGGATCTTATTGGTGCAAGGCCTGATGGTACCGGTAGTATTGTTGGGTACGATCTGGTTCATTGTGCCGCTGTATCGCAAGGTGATCAAGCTGAGTACGTACGAATATTTTGAACAACGCTTCGGCACCTTTGCCCGCTATTATAGCTCACTGGCTTTTGTGTTGCGGCAATTTGCAGGCATGGGTACAGTGTTCTTCCTGCTGGCGCTGGCGCTTAGCAGCATGACGGGTAGCGATACATTTATGACTATTGCAGTAGTGGGTTCTGTCATCATTATTGTGAATCTTTTAGGTGGAATAGAAGCGGTGATATGGCTGGACGTATTCCAGGGTTTCATGTTGTTTGCCAGTGGTATCATTTGCATTGGTGTACTGTTGTTTTCTGTTGATGGTGGTCCCACAGCTGTGTGGGATATAGCAACCGCAGCAGGCAGAACAGGCTTCGGTCCTTATGACATGGATCTTACCAAACTCACATTTGTGGTGATGGCCATAAATGGCGCTTTTTATGCCATCCAGAAATATGGAACCGATCAAACCGTGGTACAGCGTTACCTGACTGCCCGTACTGATAAAGCTGCTATACGTGCATCGTTATTGGGTATTTTACTGACAGTGCCTGTGTGGACCTTATTCATGTTCATCGGTACCGCTTTGTATGTTTTTTATACGCAGCAGCCGTTGCCAGAGGGTGTTCGAGCCGATGCCGTCTTCCCTTACTTCATCATGACGCAACTGCCTACAGGTGTTATTGGTTTCATACTCGCCGCAATGATATCGGCTGCTATCTGCAGCCTCAGTGCTGATCTTAACTCACTGGCAGCTGTAGGCGTAGAAGATTATTATAAGAAAGTGCGCCCAAAGAAAACGGATAAAGAATACCTGTTTGCAAGCAGGCTGATCGTTGTGCTGTCAGGCGTGATCTCTATCCTGATAGGCTTCATTTATGTACGTGCCGGAAGTGAAGGCGTACTGGGTGTCGTGTTCACACTGTATGCAATTTTCTCTGGTGGAATAGTTGGGATCTTCCTGCTTGGTTTATTAAGCGCCAGGGCCAACCGCCAGGGCGTGAACATTGGGATCATTACCTGTATCCTTTTTACAGGCTATGCCTTCCTGACTTCTACTCCTATTGGATTGGGAGATAATCCATCCCTGCTGCTAGACTTTGGTCCTTACAACTTTACCCATCATAAATTAATGTTGGGTGTGTATAGTCACCTCATTGTTGTAGGTGTAGGCTACGCTGCCAGCTTGTTTTTCCCAAAACCGGTGATCGATAAAAACCTGCTGTATAGTGGGTGGAAAGAGGGCAGAAAGGCTGATAAAGTGGCTGCTTCAGCCAAGGTTCTGGAGGCAGTGTAG
- a CDS encoding sugar phosphate isomerase/epimerase family protein, with product MNNKQKILLLICLLAICFVPTITVVAQSKKERYKVAVVDLMILKRQKLGAFQLAKEIGADGVEVDMGGLGNRPTFDNKLLTDTVRQQFLDKAKELGLEIPSLAMTGYYAQSFCQREHFIQSVEDCIKTMKLMNVKVAFLPLGVQCDLAKNPEVRDSVVSRLKLAGKMARKAGVVIGIETALDAAGELQLLKDIGSKAVKSYFNFSNAIKNNRDLHQELNILGRKNIVQIHCTNSDGVWLQNDTAIDMKKVKQTLDEMKWKGWLVIERSRDQKAPTNVKYNFTANTAYVKSIFQSAQ from the coding sequence ATGAACAACAAGCAAAAGATACTACTCCTTATATGCCTTCTTGCTATTTGCTTTGTTCCAACTATCACTGTTGTAGCACAATCAAAAAAAGAGCGGTATAAAGTTGCGGTAGTAGACCTGATGATATTGAAACGTCAGAAGCTGGGCGCTTTCCAATTGGCAAAAGAAATTGGAGCCGATGGAGTAGAAGTGGATATGGGTGGACTAGGTAATCGTCCAACATTCGATAACAAGCTGCTGACCGATACAGTTCGCCAACAATTTTTAGACAAAGCAAAAGAACTAGGCCTTGAGATACCATCACTGGCAATGACTGGCTACTATGCACAATCGTTCTGCCAGCGTGAACATTTCATACAGTCGGTTGAGGATTGTATAAAGACAATGAAGTTGATGAATGTAAAAGTTGCCTTCCTGCCGCTTGGCGTTCAATGTGACTTAGCAAAAAATCCAGAAGTAAGAGATAGTGTTGTTAGTCGCTTGAAGTTGGCCGGTAAAATGGCAAGAAAAGCAGGCGTTGTGATCGGCATCGAGACAGCATTGGATGCTGCAGGTGAGTTGCAGCTTCTAAAAGACATCGGATCGAAAGCTGTCAAGAGTTACTTCAATTTCTCCAATGCAATCAAGAACAACCGCGACCTGCACCAGGAGTTGAATATCTTAGGCAGAAAGAATATTGTTCAGATTCATTGTACTAATAGCGATGGTGTATGGCTTCAAAACGATACAGCCATTGATATGAAGAAAGTAAAACAAACACTGGATGAAATGAAGTGGAAAGGCTGGCTGGTGATTGAAAGATCAAGAGATCAGAAAGCGCCAACAAATGTCAAGTACAATTTCACAGCTAATACTGCGTATGTGAAATCAATATTTCAATCAGCACAATAA